One Dethiosulfovibrio faecalis genomic region harbors:
- a CDS encoding uracil-DNA glycosylase: MSDLRKLLPLQERLLARLSHEVFSCRRCDLCKERIQPVLGEGPPDAALMFVGEGPGEDEDRSGIPFVGRAGRLLDKILEAAKIERRGVYITNVVKCRPPKNRTPMVEETMVCQRFLEAQIAVINPRIIVCLGNTPMKWFLGTSEGITKLRGQWFSWKGIDVMPMFHPSYLLRNESRKKNSPKALTWRDILEVRRRLDELKAGGCHD, encoded by the coding sequence GTGTCTGATTTACGGAAGCTCCTCCCTCTGCAGGAACGGCTTTTGGCTCGACTCAGCCATGAGGTTTTCTCCTGTCGAAGGTGCGATCTATGTAAGGAAAGGATTCAGCCAGTTCTGGGAGAAGGGCCGCCGGATGCGGCCCTGATGTTTGTAGGGGAGGGTCCCGGAGAGGATGAGGACCGTTCGGGGATTCCCTTCGTCGGCAGGGCCGGTAGACTCCTGGATAAAATACTGGAAGCGGCGAAAATAGAGAGAAGGGGGGTCTACATAACCAACGTGGTCAAATGTAGGCCGCCTAAGAACAGGACTCCTATGGTGGAGGAGACCATGGTCTGCCAAAGATTCCTGGAGGCTCAGATAGCTGTGATAAATCCTCGAATAATAGTATGTCTTGGGAACACCCCCATGAAATGGTTTTTGGGAACCTCCGAGGGGATAACCAAGTTGAGAGGTCAGTGGTTTTCATGGAAGGGCATAGATGTAATGCCGATGTTCCATCCTAGCTATCTTTTGAGGAATGAATCTCGGAAGAAAAACAGCCCCAAGGCCCTGACGTGGAGAGATATCCTTGAAGTTCGCCGTCGCTTGGACGAACTGAAGGCTGGAGGATGCCATGACTGA
- the uppS gene encoding polyprenyl diphosphate synthase has product MTEIDNKVAHLAIIMDGNGRWAKKRGLPRLLGHKAGVNALERIVYAAKDRGIRYLSVYAFSNENWNRPPVEIKGLMKLFSYYARKKLRDLVKADIRVRFAGRREGLPESVVQAMDAAEAETSDCEKMTLIACFNYGGRQEIVDSVNRFVKEHPGDPISENAICSNLYLPEVPDPDLIVRTSGELRLSNFWLWQSSYSEFFFTSSLWPDFTPEVLDEALNTFNNRERRYGGLK; this is encoded by the coding sequence ATGACTGAAATCGACAACAAGGTCGCTCATCTAGCGATCATAATGGATGGAAACGGACGGTGGGCGAAGAAAAGGGGACTTCCCCGTCTTTTAGGTCATAAAGCGGGAGTGAATGCCCTCGAGAGAATCGTATATGCCGCTAAAGACAGGGGCATCCGATATCTGTCGGTTTACGCTTTCTCCAACGAGAACTGGAACCGTCCTCCCGTCGAGATAAAGGGATTGATGAAGCTTTTCAGCTATTACGCCCGTAAGAAACTCCGAGATCTGGTCAAAGCGGATATAAGGGTCAGGTTTGCCGGTAGAAGAGAAGGTCTGCCTGAGTCGGTCGTCCAGGCGATGGACGCGGCCGAGGCCGAGACTTCCGATTGTGAAAAGATGACCCTCATAGCCTGTTTCAACTACGGAGGAAGACAGGAGATCGTCGATAGCGTAAACCGTTTCGTGAAGGAACATCCAGGTGATCCGATATCGGAGAACGCTATATGTTCCAATCTTTATCTGCCGGAGGTCCCCGATCCGGACCTTATCGTTCGTACCAGCGGAGAGCTCCGGTTGAGTAATTTCTGGCTGTGGCAGAGCAGTTACAGCGAGTTTTTTTTCACATCCTCTCTCTGGCCGGATTTTACCCCCGAGGTTTTGGACGAAGCCTTGAATACTTTCAATAATAGGGAAAGACGTTATGGCGGGCTTAAATAA
- a CDS encoding phosphatidate cytidylyltransferase: MAGLNKKGRELLTRSLSGALIVIAILGGVSYGGWLWGVMVTLVGIISLDEFYQLAAKRLKISKGIGLIFGAVILMAVGLGHAESHVVLVSLALAFIAVLSIEMLRRQYSRVSTAIENGAGTLAGLVFVVLPWSFSVVLRGGPYGKILLLSVFLCTWACDVSAYVVGTLWGRHKLCDNISPNKTWEGFCSGVAGSFLMASAIAYVRSFPPFPLLIVGLICGIAGQMGDLCESILKREASVKDTGKILPGHGGMLDRFDSVLISLTLVYFVFEVAWR; the protein is encoded by the coding sequence ATGGCGGGCTTAAATAAGAAGGGCAGAGAGCTTCTGACTCGAAGTCTATCCGGCGCTCTGATCGTTATAGCCATATTGGGCGGCGTCTCCTATGGCGGATGGCTGTGGGGAGTCATGGTAACCCTCGTGGGAATTATATCCTTGGATGAGTTTTACCAGTTAGCTGCCAAGAGGTTGAAGATATCCAAGGGGATCGGACTTATCTTCGGTGCTGTTATCCTTATGGCGGTAGGACTGGGACATGCGGAATCCCACGTGGTCCTAGTCTCGCTGGCTTTGGCTTTTATAGCCGTACTCTCCATAGAGATGCTGAGACGCCAATATTCAAGGGTAAGTACTGCAATAGAAAACGGGGCCGGGACTTTGGCAGGATTGGTCTTCGTCGTCCTGCCCTGGAGTTTTTCCGTGGTACTTAGAGGGGGGCCATACGGCAAGATCCTCTTGTTATCGGTCTTCCTGTGCACCTGGGCTTGCGACGTATCCGCCTATGTGGTGGGAACCCTCTGGGGAAGGCATAAACTTTGCGACAACATAAGTCCTAATAAAACTTGGGAGGGCTTTTGCAGTGGCGTCGCCGGCAGTTTCCTGATGGCTTCCGCCATCGCCTATGTCAGAAGCTTCCCTCCGTTCCCTCTCCTGATCGTGGGATTGATATGCGGGATAGCTGGCCAAATGGGCGATCTTTGCGAATCCATACTGAAGCGAGAGGCCTCCGTCAAGGACACCGGAAAGATACTTCCCGGACACGGAGGAATGTTGGACAGATTCGACAGCGTTCTCATCAGTTTGACCCTGGTCTACTTCGTCTTCGAGGTTGCTTGGAGATGA
- the dxr gene encoding 1-deoxy-D-xylulose-5-phosphate reductoisomerase, producing the protein MTDITPLNLAIIGCTGSVGSSVMNVCRSYPDKFNVVGLAAGESISKLEALAGEFRPEMAVLSKIPRGRLPKSSTGTKFLGGPEALIEMVRSGTVDHVVVASSGTDGIPALQEALKEGKTISLANKESILVAGKWVMASASRDQIRPLDSEHNAVWQCLAGEDLSSVSEVSLTASGGPFLYTPLSDMEFITPADAVAHPVWNMGRKISVDSATMINKGIEIIEAMRLFWLPHDRVRGYIHPGSSVHGAVRFVDGAVKMLMAPPDMRLAALSTLGYPKRLPLEPLGIEPLTMDGRNLFFFSPDRDRYPGYHLCLDIARMGGSYPTVLVGADEVAVEAFLQGAIAFTHIWQIIAKVIDLYDGREGSNLEDELQILEWARDKARSICFRR; encoded by the coding sequence ATGACCGATATTACTCCGTTGAACCTGGCTATAATAGGGTGTACCGGAAGCGTTGGGTCTTCCGTGATGAACGTCTGTAGGAGTTATCCCGATAAGTTCAACGTCGTAGGACTTGCCGCAGGGGAAAGCATCTCCAAGTTAGAGGCGTTGGCTGGAGAGTTTCGCCCCGAGATGGCGGTTCTGTCGAAAATTCCGAGAGGTAGACTTCCCAAGTCATCCACCGGTACTAAGTTCTTAGGGGGACCGGAAGCCCTTATAGAGATGGTCCGTTCCGGTACGGTCGATCACGTGGTGGTAGCATCTTCAGGAACGGACGGTATTCCCGCGCTTCAGGAAGCTCTCAAGGAGGGCAAGACGATCTCTCTAGCCAATAAAGAGAGCATCCTGGTGGCAGGGAAATGGGTTATGGCGTCCGCCTCTCGAGACCAGATAAGGCCTCTCGACAGCGAACATAACGCCGTATGGCAATGTCTGGCAGGGGAGGACCTCTCCTCAGTCTCGGAGGTATCCTTGACGGCCTCGGGAGGACCCTTCCTCTATACGCCTCTGAGCGATATGGAGTTTATAACTCCCGCCGATGCCGTCGCTCATCCCGTTTGGAACATGGGAAGGAAGATAAGCGTCGACAGCGCTACCATGATAAACAAAGGGATAGAGATCATAGAGGCAATGAGACTTTTCTGGTTGCCTCACGACAGGGTAAGGGGGTATATCCACCCTGGATCGTCGGTACATGGAGCCGTCAGGTTTGTAGACGGGGCGGTGAAGATGCTCATGGCTCCTCCCGACATGAGATTGGCGGCGTTGAGCACTTTGGGATACCCAAAGAGGCTTCCTCTGGAGCCGCTCGGTATTGAGCCTTTGACCATGGATGGAAGGAATTTGTTTTTCTTCTCCCCCGATAGGGATAGATACCCCGGGTACCATCTATGTCTGGATATAGCTCGTATGGGAGGAAGCTATCCCACGGTGCTGGTGGGGGCCGACGAGGTGGCTGTCGAAGCCTTTCTTCAGGGAGCCATAGCCTTTACCCATATCTGGCAGATAATAGCCAAGGTCATAGACCTCTACGATGGGAGGGAAGGCTCCAACCTCGAGGACGAGCTGCAAATACTCGAATGGGCTAGGGATAAGGCCCGTTCGATCTGCTTTAGGAGGTGA
- the rseP gene encoding RIP metalloprotease RseP, with amino-acid sequence MIVDILAFVFIIAVCVVIHEYGHYRTAIACGVQVHEFSFGMGPAIYSFKGKRNLWSVRAFPIGGFVRLAGMEEDNEDEIVTPGMGFNEKSPSSRLAILFAGPLSNVLLAFFLTALLLWGHGILDMERAKIGTVMDGYPAQSAGLMPGDLVLSVGGEAVENWPSMAERIRTHDVEKPLVLRIERGDEIFSLSLSVPKDPATGYPLLGIQPGRVRFSSLESVKKSISYTFAMTLAMVRGLFSWIVGQNQVDVSGPVGIASMAGQAAKQGGWALLSFLAIISLNLGIVNLFPFPALDGGRIVFILGEILTGKKLPEKVEGYVHFTGFVILIGLIAFITWQDILRLLAR; translated from the coding sequence ATGATCGTAGATATCCTGGCATTTGTATTCATAATAGCCGTATGCGTCGTAATACACGAATATGGTCATTATAGAACCGCCATAGCCTGCGGCGTACAGGTCCACGAATTTTCTTTCGGAATGGGGCCAGCGATATACAGCTTCAAAGGGAAGAGGAACCTTTGGTCCGTAAGGGCTTTTCCCATAGGAGGGTTCGTACGTCTTGCCGGTATGGAGGAGGACAACGAGGACGAGATAGTGACCCCTGGAATGGGGTTCAACGAGAAGTCTCCGTCCTCCCGCCTTGCGATATTGTTTGCAGGTCCCCTGTCGAACGTGTTATTGGCGTTTTTTCTAACTGCCCTGTTGTTGTGGGGACACGGAATCCTCGATATGGAACGGGCTAAAATCGGAACTGTTATGGATGGATATCCGGCGCAGTCGGCTGGACTGATGCCAGGCGACCTAGTGCTATCCGTCGGAGGTGAAGCTGTAGAGAACTGGCCGTCCATGGCGGAGAGGATAAGAACCCACGATGTGGAAAAGCCTCTGGTCCTGAGGATAGAGAGAGGAGATGAGATCTTCTCCCTCTCGCTGTCAGTCCCTAAAGATCCCGCGACCGGTTATCCTCTGTTGGGTATACAACCCGGGAGGGTCAGGTTTTCTTCTCTGGAGAGCGTGAAGAAATCTATTTCCTACACATTTGCCATGACTTTGGCAATGGTGAGAGGACTGTTTTCCTGGATAGTCGGTCAGAACCAGGTAGACGTATCCGGCCCCGTCGGTATCGCGTCCATGGCGGGACAGGCCGCGAAACAAGGTGGCTGGGCTCTGCTCTCCTTTCTGGCTATAATCAGTTTGAACCTCGGGATCGTCAACCTGTTTCCCTTTCCTGCCTTGGATGGAGGTCGGATAGTGTTTATACTAGGGGAGATCCTGACCGGGAAGAAATTACCCGAAAAGGTAGAGGGGTATGTCCATTTTACTGGTTTCGTGATACTGATAGGGTTGATCGCCTTTATAACGTGGCAGGATATCCTCAGGTTGCTTGCCAGGTAG
- the ispG gene encoding flavodoxin-dependent (E)-4-hydroxy-3-methylbut-2-enyl-diphosphate synthase has translation MSRPVSVGSLGIGGDNPVRVESMLKTPLSDREACLDMLRRLSVAGCEMARVAFPAMDQENDLKKLVELSPIPLMADIHFDPALAEKALEQGCPAIRINPGNMGDPRKLERIVEMARERKVPIRIGANSGSVSPRQVKEAGGDRGLALALAVEEQFLMLLRHDFHDVILSAKSTDVGETLEANGVLHERYGEYPFHVGMTESGSGIPGITKSSVGLGLLLSKGIGDTIRVSLSDSPVLEVETGYEILRSLDLRHRGVEIISCPTCGRKKLDVVAVLSKIKPLLVDLPDGFKVAVMGCEVNGPQEARHADIGVAGSPTGIVFFQKGEIVGRCPLHKLEKEMSLLIEPYRLKS, from the coding sequence ATGTCGCGACCTGTATCGGTAGGTTCTCTCGGAATCGGTGGGGATAACCCGGTAAGGGTGGAGAGTATGCTGAAGACCCCTCTCAGCGACAGGGAGGCATGTCTCGATATGCTTCGGAGGCTTTCCGTGGCCGGATGCGAGATGGCCAGGGTCGCTTTCCCGGCTATGGATCAGGAGAACGATCTCAAGAAATTGGTGGAACTCAGTCCTATCCCATTGATGGCCGATATACACTTCGACCCCGCTCTGGCGGAGAAAGCTCTCGAACAAGGCTGTCCTGCGATCAGGATCAATCCGGGAAACATGGGAGATCCGAGAAAACTCGAGAGAATCGTGGAAATGGCGAGGGAAAGAAAGGTCCCGATCCGGATAGGGGCCAACAGCGGGTCCGTCAGCCCTAGACAGGTAAAGGAAGCCGGAGGGGACAGGGGGCTAGCTCTAGCTCTAGCCGTGGAAGAACAATTTCTCATGTTGTTGCGCCACGATTTTCACGATGTAATCCTTTCGGCAAAATCGACCGATGTCGGAGAAACCCTGGAGGCAAACGGAGTCCTCCATGAAAGGTATGGAGAATACCCCTTTCACGTCGGTATGACCGAATCGGGGTCCGGTATCCCGGGAATAACGAAGAGCTCTGTCGGGCTGGGGCTTCTGTTATCCAAGGGAATAGGCGATACCATCAGGGTTAGCCTCAGCGACTCTCCCGTTCTGGAGGTTGAGACCGGCTACGAGATACTGCGATCTCTGGATTTGAGGCACAGGGGAGTGGAGATCATATCCTGTCCCACATGTGGAAGGAAGAAGCTCGACGTGGTGGCTGTGTTGTCCAAGATAAAACCCCTCCTTGTCGACCTTCCCGACGGTTTCAAGGTGGCGGTGATGGGGTGCGAGGTTAACGGACCTCAGGAAGCCCGACACGCCGATATAGGGGTGGCGGGGTCTCCTACGGGTATAGTCTTTTTTCAAAAAGGGGAGATCGTAGGAAGGTGTCCTCTACATAAACTTGAAAAAGAGATGAGTTTACTTATTGAGCCATATCGTCTAAAATCCTAG
- the argF gene encoding ornithine carbamoyltransferase — protein sequence MAINLRGRSFLTLKDFTSREIAYLLDLSMDLKRKKRAGIKGDLLENKNVALIFEKSSTRTRCAFTVACIDEGAHPEFLGKNDIHLGKKEDVQDTARVLGRMFDGIQFRGFSQDLVEALAKHSGVPVWNGLTDAYHPTQILADFLTIQEAFGKLKGLKLVYIGDGRNNMANSLMIGAAKVGMHCTIAAPESLFPEASLVEEVRAIAAETGAQIVLESDPKKAVKNADAIYTDVWASMGEEDKVAERISLLTPYQVNSELMAATGNSETIFLHCLPANKGQEVTEEVFESSRSLVFDEAENRLHTIKAVMVATLGK from the coding sequence ATGGCGATCAACCTCAGAGGACGTAGTTTCTTGACCCTTAAGGATTTCACCTCCCGTGAAATCGCATATCTTCTCGATCTTTCTATGGATCTCAAGAGGAAAAAAAGAGCGGGCATAAAGGGTGACCTTTTGGAGAATAAGAACGTTGCACTTATATTCGAGAAATCGTCCACCAGGACCAGATGTGCCTTTACCGTTGCCTGTATCGACGAGGGAGCACACCCCGAGTTCTTGGGAAAGAACGATATCCATCTCGGTAAAAAAGAGGACGTCCAGGACACGGCAAGGGTCCTCGGCCGCATGTTCGACGGAATCCAGTTCCGCGGTTTCAGCCAGGACCTCGTAGAGGCTCTCGCCAAGCACAGCGGTGTTCCCGTCTGGAACGGCCTTACCGATGCCTATCATCCTACCCAGATACTGGCTGACTTCCTGACCATCCAGGAGGCTTTCGGAAAACTTAAGGGGCTGAAGCTGGTCTACATCGGAGACGGAAGAAACAACATGGCCAACTCCCTCATGATCGGTGCTGCCAAGGTCGGAATGCACTGCACCATCGCAGCTCCCGAGAGCCTGTTCCCCGAGGCTTCTCTGGTAGAGGAGGTAAGAGCTATCGCCGCCGAGACTGGAGCTCAGATAGTCTTGGAAAGCGACCCCAAGAAGGCCGTAAAGAACGCAGACGCCATCTACACCGACGTCTGGGCCTCCATGGGCGAGGAGGACAAGGTGGCGGAGAGGATATCCCTCCTGACTCCCTATCAGGTTAACTCGGAGCTTATGGCTGCTACAGGCAATTCCGAGACAATCTTCCTTCATTGCCTTCCCGCCAACAAGGGACAGGAGGTCACGGAAGAAGTGTTCGAGTCGTCTCGCTCCCTGGTGTTCGACGAGGCGGAGAACCGGCTTCACACCATAAAGGCGGTTATGGTCGCGACCTTGGGTAAATAG
- the nadE gene encoding NAD(+) synthase — MAETRKKAEEMVRIIEDWLREKMDDAGCAGGIVGLSGGIDSAVVAALLKRVFGENMLAVKMPCHSLSEDGDHADLMIDSFDLPWSSVDLSDIYDRFTEILDLDEKSLVAANIKPRLRMTTLYALAQDRKFLVCGTSNKAELTVGYFTKHGDSGADLLPLAELTKGEVREVARFLGIPSIIVEKAPSAGLWEGQTDEKEMGLSYDQIDEYIIRGGKCEVSDEIDRRFKITEHKRKLPEACTVFEDRI; from the coding sequence ATGGCAGAAACGAGAAAAAAGGCAGAAGAGATGGTGCGGATCATAGAGGACTGGCTTAGAGAGAAGATGGACGATGCCGGATGCGCCGGAGGAATCGTCGGGCTGAGCGGAGGAATAGACTCGGCAGTTGTGGCCGCTCTTCTCAAAAGAGTCTTCGGGGAGAATATGCTGGCGGTCAAGATGCCCTGTCACAGTCTATCCGAGGACGGTGATCATGCCGATCTTATGATCGATTCCTTTGACTTGCCATGGAGCTCGGTGGATCTATCGGATATATACGATCGTTTTACCGAAATATTGGACTTGGACGAAAAAAGCCTCGTCGCCGCCAACATAAAACCGAGATTGAGGATGACTACTCTTTACGCTTTGGCTCAGGATCGCAAATTTTTGGTCTGTGGCACGAGCAACAAGGCGGAGCTTACGGTAGGTTACTTCACCAAACACGGTGATTCAGGAGCCGACCTGCTCCCCTTGGCGGAACTCACCAAGGGGGAGGTCCGGGAGGTGGCTCGTTTTCTGGGAATACCTTCGATTATCGTGGAGAAAGCTCCCTCTGCCGGTCTATGGGAAGGCCAGACGGACGAAAAAGAGATGGGGCTTTCCTACGATCAGATAGACGAGTATATAATCAGAGGCGGTAAATGTGAAGTATCCGACGAGATCGACAGGAGATTTAAGATTACGGAGCACAAGAGGAAACTCCCCGAAGCTTGTACAGTTTTCGAGGATCGTATATAA
- a CDS encoding YebC/PmpR family DNA-binding transcriptional regulator: MSGHSKWANIKHRKAAQDAKRGNLFQKLIKAIIIAAKEGGGDPATNIRLKAALDRAKAASVPSNNIERAIKRGTGEIEGATYEELAYEGYGPEGVAVIVECLTDNKNRTTPEIRMIFDRNGGSLGATGCVAWMFERRGVINIGGDDLNEEDLMEAALEAGAEDVENDGGFVVYTDPSVVDEVKEDLESKGFAIDEAESQLVPKTTVKITNPDKARKILKLMDLLEGHDDVQNVSSNFDIPEEIMDQVE, from the coding sequence ATGTCAGGACACTCGAAATGGGCCAATATCAAACACAGGAAGGCCGCACAGGACGCCAAAAGGGGAAACCTGTTTCAGAAACTCATCAAGGCCATCATAATAGCCGCTAAAGAGGGAGGCGGCGATCCGGCTACCAACATTCGTCTGAAAGCCGCTCTCGACAGGGCTAAGGCTGCAAGTGTTCCCTCTAACAACATAGAGAGAGCCATAAAGAGAGGCACCGGGGAGATAGAGGGAGCTACCTACGAAGAGCTGGCTTACGAGGGATACGGCCCCGAAGGCGTAGCCGTCATCGTGGAGTGCCTGACCGATAACAAAAACCGTACTACTCCTGAGATAAGGATGATCTTCGATCGAAACGGCGGATCTCTCGGAGCCACCGGCTGTGTGGCCTGGATGTTCGAGCGCAGAGGGGTCATAAACATCGGGGGGGACGACCTGAACGAGGAGGATCTGATGGAGGCCGCCCTGGAGGCCGGGGCAGAAGACGTGGAAAACGACGGAGGTTTCGTAGTCTATACGGATCCTTCCGTCGTGGACGAAGTCAAAGAAGATCTGGAGTCCAAGGGATTCGCCATAGATGAGGCGGAAAGCCAGCTCGTTCCGAAAACGACGGTAAAGATAACCAACCCCGACAAAGCCAGAAAGATCCTTAAGCTTATGGATCTTCTGGAAGGACACGACGACGTTCAGAACGTCTCCTCGAATTTTGACATTCCCGAAGAAATCATGGACCAGGTCGAGTGA
- the ruvC gene encoding crossover junction endodeoxyribonuclease RuvC, translating to MRCLGVDPGIGRMGFGVVEQIGSKYRACSFGCLETPSDMSVPQRLDELYRGLREQINGCSPHFMAVEKLYFGRNTTTAENVWQARGVALLVGAQNDLFVLEPKPSEAKITVCGDGRAEKSQVQRMVQVILSLKEIPRPDDAADALAIALAGLALLPTSAIGRR from the coding sequence ATTCGCTGTCTAGGGGTAGACCCTGGAATAGGCCGAATGGGCTTTGGGGTAGTTGAGCAAATCGGAAGTAAGTACAGGGCCTGTTCCTTCGGGTGTCTGGAAACCCCTTCCGACATGTCGGTACCTCAGAGGCTCGACGAGCTTTACAGAGGGTTGAGGGAGCAGATAAACGGCTGCTCCCCTCATTTTATGGCCGTGGAAAAACTGTATTTCGGGAGAAACACGACTACGGCTGAAAACGTATGGCAGGCCAGAGGGGTCGCTCTGCTTGTGGGAGCTCAAAATGATCTTTTCGTTCTGGAACCGAAACCTTCGGAGGCGAAGATAACCGTCTGCGGCGACGGCCGGGCGGAAAAGTCTCAGGTCCAGAGGATGGTCCAGGTCATATTGAGCCTAAAGGAGATTCCCCGACCGGACGATGCCGCCGACGCCTTGGCCATCGCCTTGGCGGGACTGGCCCTTTTGCCTACTTCCGCTATAGGGAGGAGATGA
- the ruvA gene encoding Holliday junction branch migration protein RuvA: MLAMVTGTVLNVTTQMAVVDVCGLGFEMQLSRKASSLCSVGKEVSLHCHVQFSDAGPTLFGFADGLEKAVFLRLLSVRGIGGKLALQVLQGMTAEAVVQAVSFGDPSSLTGVPGIGKKTAERICFELQEKMSEGLPEGSTDSLREMAVPDSETVMEALESLGFPRQSSSEALATIAKKRGSVDGLGVEDLIMLALRELNSGA; encoded by the coding sequence ATGTTGGCGATGGTTACCGGAACCGTGTTGAATGTTACCACCCAAATGGCCGTCGTCGACGTCTGCGGCCTCGGTTTCGAGATGCAGCTCAGCAGAAAAGCCTCTTCCCTGTGCAGCGTGGGGAAAGAGGTCTCTCTTCATTGTCACGTACAGTTCTCAGATGCCGGTCCCACCCTGTTCGGTTTTGCGGATGGACTGGAAAAGGCCGTTTTTCTGAGGTTGCTCTCTGTGAGGGGGATAGGAGGCAAGCTGGCGCTTCAGGTACTACAAGGGATGACGGCTGAGGCGGTCGTGCAGGCGGTCTCTTTCGGCGACCCCTCCAGCTTGACCGGAGTTCCCGGTATAGGCAAGAAAACGGCGGAGAGGATCTGCTTCGAGCTTCAGGAAAAGATGTCAGAAGGCCTTCCGGAAGGATCTACCGATAGCCTGAGGGAGATGGCCGTTCCCGACTCGGAAACCGTTATGGAGGCCCTTGAATCCCTGGGATTCCCGAGGCAGTCCTCTTCGGAAGCCCTGGCTACCATAGCTAAAAAGAGGGGCTCCGTCGATGGGTTGGGTGTAGAGGACCTCATCATGCTGGCGTTGAGGGAGCTGAACTCCGGAGCTTAG
- the ruvB gene encoding Holliday junction branch migration DNA helicase RuvB: MEDRIVDVSEKDDDLSLRPLSLEDFTGQEPIKNKLRIYVKAARKRGEPLDHSLFYGPPGLGKTTLAGIIAREMGGDLRITTGPALEKTGDLAAILSNLQDNDVLFIDEIHRMNSSIEEVLYSAMEDFSLHIIVGKGPLARNICLSLPKFTLVGATTRLGLLTSPLRARFGIVEQLSLYSAEELASIISRGAGVLNVSIEGEAALLIAGRSRGTPRIALRILRRVRDVAEVAGDGVITPAIAERAMSMLGLDGFGLDDGDRRILEALVDLFSGGPVGLSTVAASLNEESQTVEDIYEPYLLQLGLLERTPRGRKATARTYEYLGRRPPRSSQLTIPTEEDTE, translated from the coding sequence ATGGAAGACAGAATAGTGGATGTCTCCGAAAAAGACGACGATCTATCGCTGCGTCCTCTGTCGCTCGAGGATTTTACAGGGCAGGAACCCATAAAAAATAAGCTCAGGATTTACGTCAAGGCCGCCAGAAAGAGAGGGGAACCGTTGGATCATTCTCTGTTCTACGGCCCCCCCGGTCTTGGGAAAACCACCCTAGCAGGCATCATAGCCAGGGAAATGGGGGGAGATCTCAGGATAACCACAGGCCCTGCCCTGGAGAAAACCGGAGATCTCGCAGCCATACTCTCCAACCTTCAGGACAACGACGTCCTCTTCATCGACGAAATTCACAGGATGAACAGCAGTATCGAGGAGGTCCTCTACTCGGCTATGGAGGACTTCTCTTTGCATATCATAGTGGGGAAGGGCCCTCTGGCTAGGAACATATGTCTTTCTCTTCCAAAGTTCACCCTCGTGGGAGCTACCACCAGACTGGGATTGCTCACCTCGCCGCTTCGGGCCCGCTTCGGAATAGTGGAGCAGTTAAGCCTCTACTCTGCGGAAGAGCTTGCGTCGATAATATCCAGAGGAGCCGGGGTACTCAACGTCTCCATAGAGGGGGAGGCTGCCTTGCTTATCGCTGGTCGATCCAGAGGGACCCCCAGGATAGCTCTGAGGATCCTCAGGAGAGTCAGAGACGTGGCGGAGGTCGCGGGAGACGGAGTTATAACTCCTGCCATTGCCGAACGAGCCATGTCCATGTTGGGTCTGGACGGCTTCGGTCTCGACGACGGGGATCGAAGGATTCTGGAGGCATTGGTCGATCTTTTCTCCGGCGGCCCAGTCGGGTTGTCTACCGTTGCTGCGTCGTTAAACGAGGAATCTCAAACCGTGGAGGACATATACGAACCCTATCTGCTCCAGCTGGGACTTTTGGAGAGGACCCCCAGAGGAAGAAAGGCGACCGCGAGGACCTATGAATATCTTGGACGGCGACCTCCTCGTTCTTCTCAGTTGACCATACCTACAGAGGAGGATACAGAATGA